One segment of Pseudodesulfovibrio sp. 5S69 DNA contains the following:
- a CDS encoding glutamate synthase, which yields MCRLFALTSRDPVSPMRAIDALNVMKEGHDGSGVGLFLSGLGGPWEELKEYPILSGIFTDAGLARMSEYMTKNGFQSKYSATFKPDVEPPVGTPKRGTYASIAFRIPDEWKGMTREQADRNLVQMRLDLRAMGEAEGDIMVFSFWPDTIMIKEVGDPLAIAGYLKLDREELYARHILAQGRQNTNYAINLYACHPFFIEGISTMTNGENTAFVPIREYLMSRGVTGYQGYQSDSEVFTHIAHYATKRLGLDISSYKHVITPMNDDEMRDHPDREFLSDLKRACRKLIIDGPNCIIGCLPDGSMFMAQDRKKLRPGVVGGNPELGIYGFSSEICGLNAAIPERDRTKDFQPMHLDTAIVGPDCREVLQCSQKDPLRQQL from the coding sequence ATGTGCCGTTTGTTTGCGCTTACAAGCCGTGACCCGGTGTCACCCATGCGCGCCATCGATGCCCTCAACGTCATGAAGGAAGGGCACGACGGCTCCGGCGTGGGACTGTTCCTAAGCGGTCTGGGAGGACCGTGGGAGGAACTCAAGGAATATCCCATTCTGTCCGGCATCTTCACCGATGCGGGGCTGGCGCGGATGTCCGAATACATGACGAAGAACGGATTCCAGTCCAAGTATTCGGCGACGTTCAAGCCGGACGTCGAGCCGCCGGTCGGGACACCCAAGCGGGGCACCTACGCCTCCATCGCCTTCCGCATTCCCGACGAGTGGAAGGGCATGACCCGGGAGCAGGCGGACCGCAATCTGGTCCAGATGCGCCTGGACCTCAGGGCCATGGGAGAGGCCGAGGGCGACATCATGGTCTTCTCGTTCTGGCCCGACACCATCATGATCAAGGAAGTGGGCGACCCCCTGGCCATCGCCGGGTACCTCAAGCTCGACCGCGAGGAACTCTACGCTCGCCACATCCTGGCCCAGGGCAGGCAGAACACCAACTACGCCATCAACCTGTACGCCTGCCATCCCTTCTTCATCGAGGGCATCTCGACCATGACCAACGGCGAGAACACCGCCTTCGTGCCCATCCGCGAATACCTCATGTCGCGCGGGGTCACCGGCTATCAGGGCTACCAGTCCGATTCCGAGGTGTTTACCCACATCGCCCACTACGCCACCAAGCGGCTGGGTCTGGACATCAGCTCGTACAAGCACGTCATCACGCCCATGAACGACGACGAGATGCGCGACCACCCGGACCGGGAGTTCCTGTCCGACCTCAAGCGCGCCTGCCGCAAGCTGATCATCGACGGCCCCAACTGCATCATCGGCTGTCTGCCCGACGGTTCCATGTTCATGGCTCAGGACCGCAAGAAACTGCGGCCCGGCGTGGTCGGCGGCAACCCGGAGCTCGGCATCTACGGATTCTCCTCCGAGATTTGCGGGCTCAACGCCGCCATCCCCGAACGTGACCGGACCAAGGATTTTCAACCCATGCATCTCGACACGGCGATCGTTGGACCCGATTGCCGGGAGGTTCTCCAATGCTCGCAGAAAGACCCATTACGCCAGCAACTTTAA